In Collimonas arenae, a single genomic region encodes these proteins:
- a CDS encoding GNAT family N-acetyltransferase yields the protein MNLQVREASAGDAALIADLTRACWAERVAASSRGHREHTEQVQHDLQRGGGFILLLDNAPVGSVRWLPSDTETDVWEILRMGVLPAHRGQSLSQHLMEAVIHRAHGADVSELRLAVRADQTRVVDLYAVFEFELAPELEYARANPLEEPPIVMRRWLKR from the coding sequence ATGAACCTGCAAGTGCGCGAAGCCAGCGCCGGTGATGCCGCACTGATCGCCGACCTGACGCGCGCCTGCTGGGCTGAGCGGGTTGCCGCCAGTTCCAGAGGCCATCGGGAACACACTGAGCAGGTGCAGCATGACCTGCAACGTGGCGGCGGCTTTATTTTGCTACTGGACAACGCCCCTGTCGGTTCAGTGCGCTGGCTGCCGTCCGATACTGAAACCGACGTCTGGGAAATCCTGCGCATGGGTGTGTTGCCCGCCCATCGCGGCCAGAGCCTGTCGCAGCATTTGATGGAAGCGGTGATTCATCGCGCCCATGGCGCCGACGTCAGTGAATTGAGACTGGCGGTTCGGGCAGATCAAACCAGAGTTGTCGATTTGTATGCTGTATTTGAATTCGAACTGGCGCCGGAACTGGAATACGCACGCGCCAACCCGCTCGAAGAACCGCCAATCGTGATGCGGCGCTGGCTAAAGCGTTAA
- the bamE gene encoding outer membrane protein assembly factor BamE domain-containing protein: protein MKSWARNFLLLFAPFLVAACDQNGKFIQEAGLEKLNRGVSSEVDVRNAMGQPDTVWENESGERTLEYPKGPAGARTWFFTIDKDGKLSDYKQVLTEENFARIKVGMRKEEVRQMLGRPRTVVQFTRKNEEVWDWRYTQSDASQAFFNVHMDITSGLVTGTSVSQVYGH from the coding sequence ATGAAATCTTGGGCGCGTAACTTTTTGCTATTGTTCGCGCCGTTTCTGGTCGCGGCTTGCGACCAGAACGGTAAATTCATACAGGAGGCGGGTTTGGAGAAACTTAACCGCGGCGTATCGTCCGAGGTTGACGTACGTAACGCCATGGGGCAGCCCGATACGGTCTGGGAAAACGAAAGCGGAGAGCGTACCCTGGAATACCCCAAGGGGCCGGCAGGCGCACGCACCTGGTTTTTCACTATCGACAAGGATGGCAAGCTGAGTGATTACAAGCAAGTGCTGACGGAAGAGAATTTCGCGCGTATCAAGGTCGGCATGCGCAAGGAGGAAGTGCGCCAGATGCTGGGCCGGCCGCGCACCGTAGTGCAGTTTACGCGCAAGAACGAGGAAGTATGGGACTGGCGTTATACCCAAAGCGACGCCAGCCAGGCTTTCTTTAATGTGCACATGGACATCACCAGCGGCCTGGTGACCGGCACTTCAGTGTCGCAGGTGTACGGGCATTAA
- a CDS encoding DUF3460 family protein — MKFSKQIYGYQSDITKFVEELKEKNPKLEEQQLAGRALLWDKTPIDLDSQHRTQESRVDQQPYVYQNNH; from the coding sequence ATGAAATTCTCCAAGCAAATCTACGGCTATCAATCCGATATCACCAAGTTCGTTGAAGAACTCAAGGAAAAGAATCCAAAACTGGAAGAACAGCAACTCGCCGGACGAGCCCTGCTGTGGGACAAGACGCCGATTGACCTGGACAGCCAGCACCGCACCCAGGAATCGCGCGTCGACCAGCAACCTTACGTGTATCAGAACAATCACTAA
- a CDS encoding segregation and condensation protein A, whose protein sequence is MSQNSSDAAELTLEGQPDSTPNVIDGVAYARLYGEPLFRMPTDLYIPPDALEVFLEAFEGPLDLLLYLIRKQNFNILDIPMAQVTLQYLEYVDQIRITNLELAAEYLLMAAMLIEIKSRMLLPVRKTDNEEAEDPRAELVRRLLEYEQMKLAAREIDALPQLGRDYVRTQIYIEQNTVVRWPDVNLDDLQAAWADVIKRAKLTAHHTISREELSVREHMTGILRRLQSSRFVEFAELFDPSRGVPVLVVNFIAMLELAKETLIEITQAEPFAPIYVRLAYSPTYAPA, encoded by the coding sequence ATGAGCCAGAATTCGTCGGATGCCGCCGAACTGACCTTGGAAGGCCAACCGGATTCGACGCCGAACGTAATCGACGGCGTCGCCTATGCGCGTCTGTACGGCGAACCGCTGTTCCGCATGCCAACCGATCTGTACATTCCGCCGGATGCGCTGGAAGTCTTCCTGGAAGCATTCGAAGGCCCGCTCGATCTGTTGCTCTACCTGATCCGCAAGCAGAATTTCAACATCCTCGACATCCCGATGGCGCAGGTTACCCTGCAATACTTGGAGTACGTCGACCAGATCCGCATCACCAACCTGGAACTGGCGGCAGAATACCTGCTGATGGCGGCCATGCTGATCGAGATCAAGTCGCGCATGCTGCTGCCGGTCCGCAAGACCGACAACGAAGAAGCCGAAGATCCGCGTGCCGAACTGGTGCGGCGTTTGCTGGAGTATGAGCAAATGAAGCTGGCCGCACGCGAGATCGACGCTCTGCCGCAACTCGGACGCGACTATGTCCGCACCCAGATCTATATCGAACAAAACACCGTTGTGCGCTGGCCGGACGTCAACCTGGACGATCTGCAAGCCGCCTGGGCCGACGTTATCAAGCGTGCCAAACTCACGGCCCATCACACCATCAGCCGCGAAGAACTGTCAGTGCGCGAGCACATGACCGGGATCTTGCGGCGCCTGCAATCGTCGCGCTTCGTCGAATTTGCCGAGCTGTTCGATCCTTCGCGCGGCGTGCCTGTGCTGGTGGTGAATTTCATCGCCATGCTGGAGCTAGCCAAGGAAACCCTGATTGAGATTACCCAGGCTGAACCGTTTGCGCCGATCTATGTGCGGCTGGCCTACTCGCCGACCTATGCACCAGCATAA
- the panC gene encoding pantoate--beta-alanine ligase produces the protein MKIISSIEELRDQLRGQLRTAFVPTMGNLHEGHLSLMRLAKKHGDPIVASIFVNRLQFGPNEDFDKYPRTFAADVEKLEKEGVYVLFAPTEKDLYPEPQEFRVRPPDDLGNTLEGEFRPGFFTGVTTVVLKLFSCVQPRVAVFGKKDYQQLMIVRNMAKQFALPTEIIAAETWRADDGLALSSRNMYLSTEERAEAPTLFKTLNQVAEEVRSGHLDITELEREAMAQLSGRGWHPDYISIRKRSNLQAPAAGDLAQGEKLVVLAAAKLGTTRLIDNLEI, from the coding sequence ATGAAAATCATTTCCTCGATTGAAGAACTACGTGACCAGCTGCGCGGCCAATTGCGCACAGCATTCGTGCCAACCATGGGCAATCTGCATGAAGGCCACCTGTCGCTGATGCGCCTGGCGAAGAAGCACGGCGATCCGATCGTCGCCTCGATCTTCGTGAACCGCCTGCAGTTCGGTCCCAACGAGGATTTCGACAAATACCCGCGCACCTTCGCCGCCGACGTCGAAAAGCTGGAAAAAGAAGGCGTCTACGTCCTCTTCGCGCCAACCGAAAAAGACCTGTATCCGGAACCCCAAGAATTCCGCGTGCGGCCGCCAGACGATCTCGGCAATACGCTGGAAGGTGAATTCCGCCCGGGCTTTTTTACCGGCGTCACCACCGTGGTGCTAAAGCTGTTTTCCTGTGTCCAGCCACGCGTGGCAGTGTTCGGCAAGAAGGATTACCAGCAGCTGATGATCGTCCGCAACATGGCCAAGCAATTTGCCTTGCCGACTGAAATCATCGCTGCCGAAACCTGGCGCGCCGACGATGGCCTGGCGCTGTCGTCGCGCAATATGTATCTGTCGACAGAGGAACGTGCGGAAGCGCCGACCTTGTTCAAGACGCTGAACCAGGTCGCCGAAGAAGTACGCAGCGGTCATCTGGACATCACCGAACTTGAAAGAGAGGCGATGGCGCAACTCAGTGGCCGCGGCTGGCATCCCGACTACATCTCGATCCGTAAACGCAGCAATCTGCAAGCGCCGGCAGCCGGCGACCTGGCGCAAGGCGAAAAACTGGTAGTGCTGGCCGCCGCCAAGCTCGGCACCACGCGCCTGATCGACAATCTGGAAATATAA
- a CDS encoding cobalamin-binding protein, translating to MLAAAMVLGAASLTTQITAAAAISVQDDAQHTITLQQPAHRIVSLAPHATELLFAAGAGSYLVGVSDYSDYPPAAQKIPSVGSSAAVDIERIVSLKPDLVVAWSSGNSASQLARLRALGIPVFESEPHKLEAIASSLLRLGRLAGTEDSGAAAAKAFNARLAQLTATYQQRPPVRVFYQIWQKPLMTLNGSHMVSSVIRLCGGENVFGQLPQLAPTVSTEAVLTANPEVIFAADGGDTPDTGWQRFPKLAAVADNNIFKLTSNWMSRPGPRILDGAAELCQKLDLARGHRR from the coding sequence ATGCTGGCAGCCGCAATGGTTCTAGGCGCGGCGAGCCTGACGACGCAGATCACAGCCGCTGCAGCCATCTCGGTGCAAGACGATGCGCAGCACACGATCACCCTGCAACAGCCGGCGCACCGGATCGTCAGCCTGGCGCCGCATGCAACCGAATTGCTGTTTGCAGCCGGCGCCGGTAGCTACCTGGTCGGTGTCAGCGATTACAGCGACTATCCTCCGGCAGCGCAAAAGATCCCTTCAGTCGGCAGCAGCGCTGCCGTGGATATCGAACGCATTGTCTCCCTCAAACCCGATCTGGTGGTGGCATGGAGCAGCGGCAATTCGGCCAGCCAGTTAGCCAGGCTGCGCGCTCTCGGTATTCCGGTATTTGAAAGCGAACCGCACAAACTGGAAGCAATCGCCTCGTCCTTGCTGCGGCTGGGGCGACTGGCGGGTACCGAAGACAGCGGCGCTGCAGCGGCCAAGGCATTCAACGCCAGACTGGCTCAACTGACCGCAACTTATCAGCAGCGGCCACCGGTCCGGGTGTTTTACCAGATCTGGCAAAAGCCGCTCATGACGCTCAACGGCAGCCATATGGTTTCCAGCGTGATTCGCTTGTGCGGCGGAGAAAACGTGTTCGGCCAGCTGCCGCAGCTGGCGCCGACGGTCAGCACCGAAGCGGTATTGACTGCCAATCCGGAAGTGATCTTCGCTGCCGATGGCGGCGACACCCCCGATACGGGTTGGCAGCGCTTTCCCAAACTGGCCGCTGTGGCAGATAACAACATCTTCAAGCTAACCTCGAACTGGATGAGCCGTCCCGGACCGCGTATATTGGACGGCGCTGCCGAGCTATGCCAGAAACTGGATCTGGCGCGTGGCCATCGCAGGTAA
- a CDS encoding GNAT family N-acetyltransferase: MTPILELESPRLLLRQWRDDDLAELAAMCADPQVMRYFPAVLSYQESAALLGRMHDHFARHGFGFWALQRKDNDEFIGLTGLLQVGFDAPFTPAVEIGWRLARQHWGQGFAREAASTALAAGFQQLGLEQIVSFTADTNLPSQKVMQAIGMQRDSIDDFQHPKLADGHPLKPHMLYRITKAQWAARQAGMISG, from the coding sequence ATGACACCCATCCTTGAACTTGAAAGCCCGCGGCTGCTGTTGCGACAATGGCGCGACGATGACTTGGCGGAACTCGCTGCAATGTGCGCCGATCCGCAAGTCATGCGCTACTTCCCCGCCGTATTGAGCTATCAGGAAAGCGCTGCGCTGCTCGGAAGGATGCATGACCATTTCGCCCGGCACGGTTTCGGCTTCTGGGCGCTGCAACGTAAAGACAACGATGAATTTATCGGCCTGACCGGGTTGCTGCAGGTGGGTTTCGATGCGCCTTTTACGCCGGCGGTAGAGATCGGCTGGCGTCTTGCGCGTCAGCATTGGGGTCAGGGATTTGCTAGGGAAGCGGCCTCGACGGCATTGGCTGCAGGTTTCCAGCAGCTGGGACTTGAACAGATTGTGTCATTTACCGCCGACACCAACCTGCCGTCGCAAAAAGTCATGCAGGCGATCGGTATGCAACGTGATTCCATCGACGATTTCCAGCATCCGAAACTAGCGGATGGCCATCCACTCAAGCCGCATATGCTTTACCGCATTACCAAAGCGCAGTGGGCCGCAAGGCAGGCTGGCATGATCTCAGGCTGA
- a CDS encoding ABC transporter ATP-binding protein produces MSEFTAPLLSTERLSVSIDRRILCHQLDWHVMPGQFWCVLGRNGVGKTTLLHTLAGLNRPANGRVLIRNDDIQDIKPQQLARLRGLLAQQQADAFSSSVLAAVIAGRHPYQFGFGWDREEDRAQAMQALQQVNMAAFSEHDVLRLSGGERQRVALATLLTQDPSLLMLDEPTAHQDAAAQIVVMALLHKLSNELPRQKAVIAACHDINLVARYASHVLLLGDGQTWQGRVDRVLQPELLQAAFGCPFEVLENGKRRLFMPVADTAPASA; encoded by the coding sequence ATGAGCGAATTCACTGCTCCGCTGCTTTCCACTGAACGGTTGAGTGTCAGTATCGATCGCAGAATCTTGTGTCACCAGCTGGACTGGCATGTCATGCCTGGGCAGTTCTGGTGCGTACTGGGCCGTAACGGCGTCGGTAAAACCACCTTGTTGCATACGTTGGCGGGATTGAACCGGCCTGCGAACGGTCGTGTATTAATACGAAATGACGATATCCAGGATATCAAGCCACAGCAACTGGCGCGCCTGCGCGGCTTGCTGGCGCAACAACAGGCCGATGCATTTTCCAGCAGCGTGCTGGCGGCAGTGATCGCCGGCCGTCATCCCTATCAGTTCGGTTTCGGCTGGGATCGAGAAGAAGACCGCGCGCAGGCCATGCAGGCTTTGCAGCAAGTCAACATGGCCGCGTTCAGCGAGCACGATGTATTGCGGCTATCAGGCGGTGAGCGGCAACGTGTGGCGCTGGCGACCTTGCTGACGCAGGATCCCTCATTGCTGATGCTGGACGAACCGACCGCGCATCAGGATGCGGCGGCGCAAATTGTAGTAATGGCGTTGTTGCACAAGTTGTCAAATGAGCTGCCGCGGCAAAAGGCGGTGATCGCCGCCTGCCACGATATCAACCTGGTGGCGCGTTACGCCAGCCATGTGTTGTTGCTCGGCGATGGCCAGACCTGGCAGGGCCGTGTCGACAGGGTGCTGCAGCCGGAGTTGCTGCAAGCCGCATTCGGTTGTCCGTTTGAAGTGCTGGAAAACGGCAAGCGACGTTTGTTCATGCCGGTTGCCGATACTGCGCCAGCATCAGCCTGA
- a CDS encoding FecCD family ABC transporter permease, translating into MRRAILILCCLTAVAGLALSLAVVCGSSGCGRPLVADQIYLSLRLPRALTAFIVGGLLALAGALMQVLLRNPLADPYVLGLSGGSAAGALSALLVASHFGFTGDSAAALGAALGAGLAVSLLFGLARQALRRLPSVAQHSGHRLILTGVMIAAGFGAIVTLVLTLAPDAQLRGMLFWLMGDLEDGRLLLPAAVLLALLLLWSVFNAQQLNLLARGEGFAQLLGVPVLRLRWMTLAAASLATAAAVTVAGTIGFIGLVVPHAIRLLVGNDQRILLPASVLAGGAALALADLAARTVVAPTQLPVGVITALVGVPVFLWLLARSRA; encoded by the coding sequence TTGCGCCGCGCCATTCTCATCCTGTGCTGCCTGACGGCAGTCGCGGGATTGGCGTTGTCGCTCGCAGTTGTCTGTGGCAGCAGCGGTTGCGGCCGGCCGTTGGTGGCGGATCAAATCTACCTGTCCTTACGTTTGCCGCGTGCGCTTACCGCCTTCATTGTCGGCGGTTTGCTGGCTTTGGCCGGAGCGTTGATGCAGGTGTTGCTGCGCAATCCTCTGGCCGATCCCTACGTGCTCGGTTTGTCCGGCGGCTCTGCCGCCGGCGCTTTATCGGCCTTGCTGGTAGCTAGTCATTTCGGCTTTACGGGCGATTCTGCCGCGGCCCTGGGGGCAGCGCTGGGAGCCGGGCTGGCGGTGTCGCTGCTGTTCGGCCTGGCGCGTCAGGCCTTGCGCCGCTTACCCAGCGTGGCTCAGCATAGCGGCCATCGTTTGATCTTGACTGGCGTAATGATCGCCGCCGGCTTCGGTGCGATAGTGACGCTGGTGCTGACCCTGGCGCCTGATGCGCAGCTGCGCGGCATGCTGTTCTGGCTGATGGGCGATCTGGAAGACGGCCGCCTGTTGCTGCCGGCTGCCGTGTTATTGGCGTTACTCCTGCTTTGGAGTGTTTTTAACGCGCAGCAGTTGAATTTGCTGGCGCGCGGCGAAGGTTTCGCGCAACTGCTTGGCGTGCCTGTGTTGCGGCTGCGCTGGATGACGTTGGCGGCGGCCTCACTGGCTACCGCAGCGGCGGTTACTGTAGCCGGGACGATCGGCTTTATCGGCCTGGTGGTGCCCCATGCTATCCGCCTGCTGGTCGGCAACGACCAGCGTATTTTGTTGCCCGCCAGCGTGCTGGCCGGCGGCGCCGCACTGGCGCTGGCGGATCTCGCCGCCCGTACGGTCGTGGCGCCGACGCAATTGCCGGTGGGTGTGATTACCGCCCTGGTCGGCGTTCCTGTGTTCTTGTGGCTGCTAGCGCGCAGCCGCGCATGA
- a CDS encoding TonB-dependent receptor plug domain-containing protein — MTLSFSRRSGATLKPLALASAILSCSFGSAFAQTAQDQNLVPVVVTAARVEQPQTDALPHTTVISAEDIRNSQAPDLPALLAREAGIQITRVGGPGQQASLFMRGANTSETLVMIDGVPIRRQASYGLPALENILPEQIDHIEIVRGNVSAIYGSGAIGGVVQIFTKRGEGPAAFSASVEAGSRGTYQGDVGVSGKSGDTRYALALTRFKTDGFSAQNPLQNPNVNPDRNGDGNTSVSGSVSQEWSKGNEIGARIYANDAKYTFDDAYGTPADQNRGHSKSQSVAVFSKNRFTQDWTSTLTFSQNVNRDNYDDLTPFGNSSNGYKSTQNLLQWANELRLSPMWTATAGVDAGREKADVDSNSSYGNSSNSYSRSTSSVYAGALGKIGANQLQVNVRHDDVGGSGSDNTGYLGYGYALTDSVKLIANASTAFNAPTPVQLFDPLYGNTNLKAERSKSYELGVQYAAGATLLRATLFDTRTRDQFGYDPVSFRAINIARAKNQGLELSASATLAEIDWRASLTLQNPKDESTGQTLVRRAKTLGSVGASKSFGAWRIGTDVQYTDSRTDIPGNPQLAPYWLTNANARYQLTKQVSLFGRIDNLFNRDYQTAYGYNQPSRGVFAGVSWQQ; from the coding sequence ATGACCTTATCTTTCTCACGTCGCTCCGGCGCGACCTTGAAGCCGCTCGCGCTGGCTTCGGCGATTCTTTCTTGCAGCTTCGGCTCCGCTTTTGCACAAACCGCCCAGGACCAGAACCTGGTGCCGGTAGTCGTTACCGCCGCCCGCGTCGAGCAACCGCAAACCGATGCACTGCCGCACACCACCGTGATCAGCGCCGAAGACATCCGCAATTCGCAAGCGCCTGACCTGCCGGCGTTGCTGGCGCGCGAAGCCGGTATCCAGATTACCCGTGTCGGCGGCCCAGGCCAGCAGGCATCGCTGTTCATGCGCGGCGCCAATACCTCGGAAACCCTGGTCATGATCGACGGCGTGCCGATTCGCCGCCAAGCATCTTACGGCTTACCGGCGCTTGAAAATATCCTGCCAGAGCAGATCGACCATATCGAAATCGTCCGTGGCAACGTCTCGGCGATTTACGGTTCCGGCGCCATTGGCGGCGTAGTGCAAATCTTTACCAAGCGCGGCGAGGGCCCAGCTGCCTTCAGCGCCTCGGTTGAAGCTGGTTCGCGCGGCACTTATCAAGGCGATGTTGGCGTCAGCGGTAAGAGTGGCGACACGCGCTATGCCCTGGCGTTAACGCGTTTCAAGACCGACGGCTTTTCGGCGCAGAATCCGCTGCAAAACCCGAACGTCAACCCGGATCGCAATGGCGACGGCAATACCAGCGTTTCGGGATCTGTCTCGCAAGAATGGAGCAAGGGTAACGAAATTGGCGCGCGCATTTATGCCAACGACGCCAAGTACACATTCGACGATGCCTACGGCACGCCTGCCGATCAGAACCGCGGCCATTCCAAGAGCCAGTCGGTCGCCGTGTTCTCCAAGAATCGCTTCACACAGGACTGGACCTCGACGCTGACTTTCTCGCAAAACGTCAACCGCGACAACTACGATGATCTGACCCCGTTCGGCAACAGCAGCAACGGCTATAAGAGTACGCAAAACCTGTTGCAATGGGCCAATGAATTGCGCTTGTCGCCGATGTGGACAGCCACCGCTGGCGTCGATGCAGGCCGTGAAAAGGCGGATGTCGATTCCAACAGCAGCTACGGTAACTCCAGCAATAGCTATTCACGTTCGACTTCCAGCGTGTACGCCGGCGCACTCGGTAAAATCGGCGCGAATCAATTGCAAGTCAACGTGCGGCATGACGATGTCGGCGGTTCCGGTTCGGACAATACCGGCTACCTCGGCTACGGCTACGCGTTGACCGACAGCGTCAAGCTGATCGCCAATGCGTCGACCGCTTTCAATGCGCCGACGCCGGTACAGTTGTTTGACCCGCTGTATGGCAACACTAATCTCAAGGCTGAGCGTTCGAAGTCTTACGAACTGGGTGTGCAATACGCGGCCGGCGCGACCTTGTTGCGCGCCACCTTGTTCGATACCCGCACCCGCGACCAGTTTGGCTACGATCCTGTGTCCTTCCGTGCGATTAATATTGCGCGCGCAAAGAACCAGGGTCTGGAGCTGAGCGCCAGCGCTACATTGGCTGAAATCGACTGGCGCGCCAGCCTGACTTTGCAGAATCCGAAAGACGAGTCGACCGGCCAAACCCTGGTGCGGCGCGCCAAGACCCTTGGTTCCGTCGGCGCTTCCAAGAGCTTCGGCGCCTGGCGTATCGGTACGGATGTGCAGTACACCGACAGTCGTACCGATATTCCCGGCAATCCGCAACTGGCGCCGTACTGGCTGACCAATGCCAATGCGCGCTACCAATTGACCAAGCAAGTTTCGCTGTTCGGCCGTATCGACAACCTGTTCAATCGCGATTATCAAACCGCCTACGGCTATAACCAGCCTTCCCGCGGTGTATTTGCAGGCGTCAGCTGGCAGCAATAA
- a CDS encoding HPP family protein yields the protein MNQLGLWLRGFIPGPVVVNATERLRACCGALLGILLTGLVSHWVLGAGAPLPLLIAPMGASAVLLFGVPASPLAQPWSIIGGNLVAAVIGVACARWIHDPLLAPAFAVSAAIGVMFALRCLHPPSGAVALTAVLGGPAITGMGFHFVLIPVLLNSFLLLLVALLFNNATKRRYPHSAHQDPAKLHHTKDQPSGVRVGFTQEDLDYVLQQYNQVLDVSRDDLESLILQTEMHAYQRRFGAITCADIMSRDIVSVDYGTSLEDAWALLLKHRIKALPVINSARRLIGIVTQTDFMRQVDLQVYTGFEQRLKQFLRRTTGTHSDKPEVVGQIMTVAVKSAAWSTHIVELVQPLSDSGIHHIPIVDDENRLVGMVTQSDMVAALYRGNANLTAPN from the coding sequence ATGAATCAGTTGGGTTTGTGGTTGCGCGGTTTTATTCCCGGCCCGGTAGTGGTCAATGCTACCGAGCGCCTGCGCGCCTGTTGCGGTGCTTTGCTGGGGATTTTGCTGACGGGGCTGGTGAGTCATTGGGTTCTGGGGGCGGGCGCTCCCTTGCCTTTGCTGATTGCGCCGATGGGCGCTTCAGCCGTGTTGTTGTTTGGCGTGCCCGCCAGTCCGCTGGCGCAGCCTTGGTCCATCATCGGCGGCAATCTGGTGGCCGCAGTGATCGGCGTCGCCTGCGCACGCTGGATCCACGATCCTTTATTGGCGCCTGCGTTTGCAGTGTCCGCCGCGATCGGTGTCATGTTCGCCTTGCGCTGCCTGCATCCGCCGAGCGGAGCGGTGGCCCTGACTGCGGTGCTGGGCGGACCGGCGATTACCGGCATGGGTTTTCATTTCGTCTTGATACCGGTGCTGCTGAATTCGTTTTTGCTGCTGCTGGTGGCGCTGCTGTTCAACAATGCCACCAAGCGCCGCTATCCGCATAGCGCACACCAGGATCCCGCCAAACTGCACCACACCAAGGACCAGCCGAGCGGCGTCCGGGTTGGTTTCACCCAGGAAGACCTGGATTATGTGCTGCAACAATATAACCAGGTGCTCGACGTCAGCCGCGACGATCTTGAAAGTCTGATCCTGCAAACTGAAATGCACGCATATCAGCGCCGCTTTGGGGCGATCACCTGCGCCGACATCATGTCGCGCGATATCGTCAGTGTCGACTATGGCACATCGCTGGAAGATGCCTGGGCTTTGTTGCTAAAACATCGGATCAAGGCGCTGCCGGTGATCAATTCTGCCCGGCGCCTGATCGGCATCGTGACCCAGACCGATTTCATGCGGCAGGTGGATTTGCAGGTATATACCGGCTTCGAGCAGAGATTGAAGCAGTTTTTGAGGCGCACCACAGGGACTCATTCGGATAAGCCAGAAGTTGTCGGCCAGATCATGACCGTCGCGGTGAAAAGTGCTGCCTGGTCCACGCACATAGTGGAACTGGTGCAGCCTTTGTCCGATTCCGGGATTCACCATATCCCTATCGTAGATGATGAAAATCGCCTGGTGGGCATGGTGACCCAGTCCGACATGGTGGCCGCCCTGTACCGGGGCAACGCGAACTTGACTGCGCCGAACTGA
- a CDS encoding ABC transporter substrate-binding protein translates to MNKIMRRSFFLFGVLAAAFVHPALAQIKIGVDIAVTGPAAAIGAPTKNAILLWPKEIAGKKVEYIILDDASDPANAVRNVRKLISEEKVDLIVGPNTTPAALALVDVVAEAGTPMVALAASASIVEPQDAKRAWVFKLPQNDSHMATILTQHMADNGIKTVGFIGFADAYGDSWWREFSHLAELRKIKIVASERYNRNDTSVTGQILKIMSAQPDAVLIAGSATPAVLPQRTLVERGYKGRIYQTHGIATADFLKVGGKDVEGTFFPTGPAVVAKQLPLSNPVRTTALEFTRRYEAAYGVDTMTQFAADAWGAYMLIANAVPQALKSGRPGSPQFRAALRTALENTHDLTIPQGVVNMNSKDHVGLDQRSRVMGRIVNNKFAYAYGG, encoded by the coding sequence ATGAATAAAATCATGCGCCGCAGTTTCTTTCTCTTCGGGGTCCTGGCCGCCGCCTTTGTCCATCCTGCGCTGGCGCAAATCAAGATTGGCGTAGATATCGCCGTGACTGGTCCGGCTGCGGCAATTGGCGCACCCACAAAAAACGCCATCCTGCTGTGGCCGAAAGAGATCGCAGGGAAGAAGGTTGAATACATCATCTTGGATGACGCTTCCGATCCGGCCAACGCTGTGCGCAATGTACGCAAGCTGATCAGCGAAGAAAAGGTCGATTTGATCGTCGGCCCCAACACCACGCCGGCGGCGCTGGCCTTGGTTGATGTGGTGGCCGAGGCAGGCACGCCGATGGTGGCGCTGGCGGCGTCGGCGTCGATTGTCGAACCGCAAGACGCCAAGCGCGCATGGGTATTCAAGCTGCCGCAAAACGATTCGCACATGGCCACCATCCTGACCCAGCACATGGCCGACAACGGCATCAAGACGGTCGGCTTCATCGGCTTTGCCGATGCCTACGGTGATAGCTGGTGGCGTGAGTTCTCGCATCTGGCCGAGCTGCGCAAAATCAAGATCGTCGCCAGCGAACGCTATAACCGCAATGACACCAGCGTCACCGGGCAGATTCTCAAGATCATGTCGGCGCAGCCGGACGCAGTGCTGATCGCCGGCTCGGCGACGCCGGCGGTGCTGCCGCAGAGGACTTTGGTAGAGCGAGGTTACAAGGGGCGGATTTACCAGACGCACGGCATCGCCACCGCAGACTTCCTGAAAGTCGGCGGCAAGGATGTCGAAGGCACGTTCTTCCCGACTGGGCCGGCGGTGGTCGCCAAGCAGCTGCCGCTCTCCAATCCGGTCAGGACGACCGCGCTGGAGTTCACCCGGCGCTATGAAGCCGCCTATGGCGTCGACACCATGACCCAGTTTGCCGCCGATGCGTGGGGAGCTTACATGCTGATTGCAAATGCCGTGCCGCAAGCGCTCAAATCCGGGCGGCCCGGCAGCCCGCAATTTCGTGCGGCGCTGCGCACTGCGCTGGAAAATACGCATGACCTGACGATTCCGCAAGGCGTGGTCAACATGAATTCCAAGGATCATGTGGGACTGGACCAGCGCTCACGCGTGATGGGACGGATTGTGAATAACAAGTTTGCCTATGCATACGGCGGCTAG